The genomic interval GACTACACAGGTACTTGTCCTGCTGGGACTTGTATTTTCCTACAGAGCAGCCAGTAATGTCTCGAATGGTTCTTGGGAGGCTGTTAGAAATCTTGGGGCCTTTGTAGGATAGGCTGACTGAGAGGAGGAACCTTAGTCTTGGCAGTGTGTGGGCTGGTGGGGCTCTCCTGGGGCATTTCCTTCCTGTGGAGGGATTGAGTACTTTCCCTTTGAGGtagttgtgttttctttttttatggtgcAGGGCAGTGATAGTCTACCTGAGGACATGGTGCACCCATGGGtgcacaatatgaagaaaaaaaaaagtttatgaagaaaacTGTAAGCATCATATAATGAATTAATTTGAAATTAGAGTATTACATATTTATGTATTGACACTCAAATGTAACACATACCACACAGATTGGGTAAATATTAAATTCCTTACCGTTTCAAGTtggtggatgaaaaaaaaatttctggcATATTTCAGTGGGTTTTGAATTTGCTAATTGTTTCCTCCacaaatcatctctctctctctctctctctctctctctctctctctctctctctcctctctctctctctctctctctctcctctctctctctctctctctcaaaactgcTGATTTGTGATAAAAAACAATTAGCAGATTAATACAGGATGTATTAAAattgactagaaaaaaaattttgtccTCATAGATAACAGATGCATGATTATGTCACTGTTATCCCCACTCCCACTCAGAAAGTGTCACTTACCTAAAAGAATATGTAATCGATTAATGCAAACCACGCCTACTtctggtaaaagaaaaatacttttcTCTTCAATAAAGACTCATGTGTCGCTGTTTACAACTACACACTTTGGTCACTTGCTACAGAATGTTCCACTGGCCTCACGCCATGGGACTGTTATGTGTTAAACCaaatttaaccaaacctaacctaatatagcTACCATCTAGGCTTTAATACTTTGTAAAAACACTGTCTTGACAAGACAGGATTTCATTTGCCCTCTACTCTTTTTGGCCTTCTTTTTACCAGCTACAGTCACCGCGGCATTTCACACTCACAGCAGAACACtgctcacataaaaaaaaatcagggaatAGAGTATTTTTAAGAAATTGGGCAATACTCACACATAATGAGAAGCACATCCAGTGCACAGACATCTTCCCCAGACTGATTCAATTTCTGCCCGCATATCCCTCTTCTGATGAAATAAAGTTTTATGGTATACTATGTTGAAGGTTGAAGGCAACAGTGATGTATTTGcatgccattctctctctctctctctctcctctctctctcctctctctcctctctctctcatctctctctctccctctcctctcctctcctctctctctctctctctctctctctctctctctctctctctctctctctctctctctctctctctctctctctctctctctctctctctctctctctctctctctctctctctccccttttatttttgtatgtgcaCTGGTATGGTCAGTTCTTTTGTCAATAATTGATTCATTTTATCTATTAGTGGGATTCTGGCATACCACCATTACTGAATCAGAGGTATTCATTTTATGATCATTACCAGGTAAAGGATTACTGAAACCACAAAAGCAACTGTGAAATTGAATCAAGGTGTTGGTAATGCCCGTTACCAAGATGATATGGTGTTTGGTTGAGAACATTGCCAGGTGACTGTGAAATCGACTCTTAGCTCCTGTAAACAATTATTGAGAACTCAGTAGCTATTTTAATGTATAAACTGAACATGATattgtattttcacatttttacttttaaaactagaatatatatacatatattttgtaCTAGTCATTAGGGTACATGAATTAATCAAAAACATCTGGAAGAGTGCATGATTGTAGAGAAGTTTGAAGAACACTGGTCAGTGACATGGATAGTGGagttagtagtgatgttagtaaatttgcggatgacacaaagataggtagatatattagGTCGGAATTGGATcccatcaccttgcaggcatatttagataggatgaatgaatggacggatagatggcaaatacagtttaatatcaacaagtgcaaagtacttagcttaggtagaggaaacccacacagtaggtacacaataagcAACAGAACTCTAATAGGTTCAGGgtatgaaaaagatttaggagttatagttagctctgaaatCTGTcaaggaaagcaatgcatagaggccagaaacatggcaaatagggtattaggattaatttttatgagtgttaaaagtagaaggctcaaagtaatactaaagttatatttggcactggtcagacctcatctagactacgctgtgcagttctggtccccacattacaggaaggatataggtctgttagaatcagtataaaggagaatgactaaaaggatacaggggatgaggagtattccttatgaggtgagattgaagctgttaaatttacattctttagagagacgtaggttaagaggggacttgatagaagtctttaagtggtataagggttataacaagggggatgtaagcaaaattcttaggatcagcaaccaggacagaacaaaaaataatgggttcaagctttaAAAATGTatgttcaagaaagagataggaagaaattggttctcaaatagagtggtagacaagtggaacggactcagtaatcatgttgttagtgctaagacattagaaagctttaagagaagattagaaggGTTTATGAATGTggatggtaggtggaaataggtaggtatatttcatacagggactgtcacatgtaagcctggtggcttcttgcagcttctcttatttcttatgtttttatgttcttatgcagggaatacagtggcagcattctggaaaaaaaaatgtgtgtgtgtatgtgtgcacaTGTGAAAGTGCATAGCTTGATGAATAAGacctttctcacctttcttaccagacgcaaggtaggcaatgcctgtcagtgtccggcctctacgaatcttctccaaagAATAAGACCTGTGCAAAGATAATGGACtatttactttcattcattaatCAGGTTAggttgtatttcttttattttgaaaTATTTAAAACATACAAGTGTGACACACATTGGTCATTACCTCTGGAAATACTTCTCtcataataatgtaaaaaatccCTACCTGCATCTAAGTGTAGCTTACCTCTGCCATCTTGCACCATATTTACTTAGTAGAGCTGCACTTGTGCTGCCCTCTGTCAGTCTTCTTCAGAAAGATGTTCCAAGTGAACTGATTATCATGAGAAAAGCCCATGATATTAGACAGTGTCACTAATCACGATGAATGCTTGCATTTGCTTGTCCTGTAAGGGATAGGAGCTCAATTCTAAAATGGTGGTcatggagatgagatgtgtgGACAACTCAGTTGTTTAACTTCAACCACCTCGCTCTGATTTCCTACCACTAAGGCCACCTGCACCTGCCATAGGCTGCCTCACAAATTAGAAGAGAATGGCAATGATTATGAACTGGACTTGGTATTCATCCTCCTCAATAAAGTGTGCAATTAGCAGTCCTGTAGGATTGGGTTCAGTTATGGTTCTGGGGAAGGATCCAGGGGAAGTGAACCTCAGGGTAGGTATGAGGACTAGTATTCTTTGGGGAGTTCAAGAGGATATGAATCCATTAAGTGTCCCAGCAGgggattaaattttttttttattaggaaaTTTACATAAAAATGACAATTTTCttagactttcttcattctctttgatttattttcattatcctttattagtttttttggGTTGTTAAGTTAGTGTACCACAGGGTAAGTGCTCTGCTAGCCACAGGGTTAAttcttcactttattattattattattattattattattattattattattattattattattattattattattattattattatttattatttattttttatttattttttttcaagtgtagTATTATGTTACATGGGTAGTTGATCATTGAATGCCATGCACaagaaagatgagaatgagGCTACAGGGAGCTGGTGTAAGCTGTCCTGTAGGCTCTTGTGTGCATTTTCCTATACCCATTATATCTTTGCATGTTAGATTTTTAACATGATTTGTGAATTAAGGATAATCTTcaaccaaataataataatgtgacaCTAAATATTTATGtgagtctgtcctttacttataatctgaactggaaacttcacatctcatctctagctaaaacagcttctatgaagttaggcgttctgagatgtctctgccagtttttctcaccccccagctgctaactctgtacaagggccttatccatccatgtatggagtatgcttcacatgtctggggcggttccactcatactactcttctagacagggtggaatcaacagcttttcatctcatcaactcctctcctctaactgactgtcttcagcctctctctcaccgccgcaatgttgcatctctagctgtcttctactgctattttcatgctaactgctcttctgatcttgctaactgcatgcctcccctcctcccgtggcctcactgcacaagactttcttctttctctcacccctattctgtccacctctctaatgcaagagttaactggtattctcaatcattcattaatttctctggtaaactctggaactcccttgtTTTACTCTTGATAACCCACAACCCCatcacaactgcattttcccataAGTTTTCCTCAGCAGCAAGGTGTCTAAatattatgatcaccttcattttggtggtgagttgctcctctctgtgtcactttGTAAGGCTTCCTTTCATTAGATTGGTGATATACATAGGgaatacctgcacagtctaaacagtatcttctggtgagttctgtgtcactgtTCTATGTTCTGTGACTATGTCAGTACATCTTTTTTGGATAAATAATTTATGACTGGATATGTTGTGGAGTGGCCATCATTGCAGTGGGAGGGTCTGTCATAAGCCTAAAAAACAGGGTGGATGGGTGTCCAGGAATGGATTAATCAATTTTACACTGATTCCTATgggaaaaatagttttggtttccaAACATTCTGGAttttgaacagcattcaggGATAAATTAATTTTGAAAACTGAAggtccactgtgtgtgtgtgtgtgtgtgtgtgtgtgtgtgtgtgtgtgtttatttatttattctatcttatttatttatttattatttatttatttatttatttatttatttattcatttattcatttttatttatttatttttattttttatttttatttttattttttctccctaaaATAAGTTTGGAAAATCTCCTATGCATCATGGAGGCCAAAGGTTATGTTTTTCATGAGCTTATCTTAACCCCCAGAAGAAGGTTGTGTTAGGCAATAATCTGAATTCCTGTGTATAAATTATCTTAATtaaagtaacaaataaagaaaagcatcATAAAAATTATATAGACGATAACAAAAAATCATTACCACATCAACAGAAGAGGCAACAGACagcggtgttttgcatgctgtGTATCAATATTGGCAGCATTTTCACTCTTCTCAAATGTCCCGATTTTACGGGAATGTTATTAAGTGACAAAAATTAAAATTGCATTGTATTAAAAAGGTTTACTAGTAAATCTTACTAATAACAAGACTTATGATCACTCATTGGTCACTGCCATCTTCATTCATTGTGATGGTTCCAGAAATATAACTTAAATAATCAGGGTTCTTATTCCCCAGCAGATGTTAATATTGCGTTGTGTTCTTAATTTATGTTTTAgggttgtttgtttttattctagTTGTCACTtttgctttatatatttttgggattgttcttttatttactttttttatttacatttttcaaaGTTTTCATTGTCAAAATTAGGGTGCATTTTCAAGGATGATGCACCTTTGACACCAGGAAATATGttgcagttatatatatatatatatatatatatatatatatatatatatatatatatatatatatatatatatatatatatatatatatatatatatatatatatatatatatatatatatatatatatatatatatatatatatatatatatatatatatatatatgtatcagGATTGCCCCAGAGCCAGGACTCTTGTTCATATCTGTGGAAGTTTGAAACTTAAATGTGCATCATAAATACAGATATCTTTAGATACAAATGAGAGGCCTGGATCAGGAGAAATCCTGTCACCTGTAGTATTAGGATCAATGGATTCCATGTTCTTTATAGTTCCCACCGCACCACTGGGTGTGACAAAATATACATTCACACATCTTTAAATGTGGTGATGCTGCACTGCAGCATCATGCCAAATATGAGGACAAAAAACACACTTGTACAGCTCTAAATGTGATGGCTCCATACTGCTGCATTACACCAAATgtaaggacaaaacacacagccACTCAATTCTAGTGTGATAACCACACTGTTGTGTCACACCgaatgtgaggacaaaatgCACATACATAGTTCTAATGTGGCAAAGCTGTGCTGCTATGTCATGTTGAacgtgaggacaaaacacaaaGTACAGCAGTGCCACATAACTGTGTCACACCAAATGTGAGGGTAAAACGCTCACCTTTTTGATGGCGACTTTGCTATGTCGTGCCAAATGTGAGGTCAAAACACTCACTCATGTGGCTTGTAGACAGCCGTGTCATGTCCAAAGTGAGGACAAAACACCCTCACACAGTGCTAGGCTATGTGGCTGGCATTAATAAaggtttttcagtgttttcaatacCCCAAGTTTTGCAATACTTGAGTTTAGCATTTGTGGTGGACACAATGCTATGTCACACCAAGTCTGAGGTCAAAGCATTAACTCATGTGGTTGCTAGACAGCTGTGTCATGCccaatgtgaggacaaaacacccTCACACAGTGCTAGGCTATGTGGCTGGCATTAATAAgagtttttcagtgttttcagtacCTCAAGTTTTGAGATGCTTGAGTATAGCACCATGGCTTTGGAGGAAAGTAAGTGTGAAACTCAAGAGGATATTGTACACCTAAAATATTTTAGAAATTAAAAATTTGTGAATGTAACAGCTTACAAATGGCCATCTGGAACCAAACTTATCTATAACTCAGGGAGTGTATGCATGTACATACGCAATCCCAGCCTATGAACATGTGAGAATATGAACAAGAATCTCTGCAAGTTCAAATTAATgcatatgtgtgtttgtatacagTAAATCTTTACTGAGTCAGATCTGTTTGTGACAACCCGTCAGATTTATCTGAAGATGTAAATATGATGCGTAATTTGTTGTAGCTCCTTAAGCATATGTACTATGATGGTTGGTAGGAGAGTGATGTGCATGAATGGGTACAGTGTAAGATAAACCATTGTTGCAGTCACATGGACTGAAAGTTGCATCTTCATACATTGCCAACCTACCTGTCTGAAATAGTGTTATAACATGCTTTAGAAATATTTACAGTAATATATACAGGCAGCATTTGCATGTATTATTTTATGATTTGAAAATCAAATATGACTGTTTAGCAGTATTCACCATtgttgtctatatatatatatatatatatatatatatatatatatatatatatatatatatatatatatatatatatatatatatatatatatatatatatatatatatatatattcttaataGTGATAAGTATTTATAAAACATAATACATGCAAGAGTTGAGACAGTGCTTAGGGACAGGAAGAGTTTAGACAATGCTGAGGGGCAGGTTGCCAGAGTATGATAATGCAACCTTCAATCCCCATGACCTTGACTATAGTACCCCTTGCTTTACAGTAGATGAGAGGCACCTCAGCTTCTTAACCTGTGATTATGTTAGTGTGGATGAGAAGTTCCACAGATTAATTCTTGGAAAGGATAGAGCCATGCAGTACCTTTCATTATAGATAAGGCTATctaacagtttctctctctctctctctctctctctctctctctctctctctctctctctctctctctctctctctctctctctctctctctctctctctctctctctctctctctctctctctctctctctctcagatgtagAACTTGTAGCTTATAAACTATTATCAGGCACCTGTTTTCCAATTCGCCATGGTATATCAAGCACATGTGTTAATGTGCCCTGTGAAAATAATGGTACATATGTTGACGAGCGCTGTGTTACTGCACAGTACTGTTATATTCTCCAGATGAAAGCATGCCATATGAGGCTTACCACAGGTGATGGTTCATCACTGATATCAGTTAAAACCCAGTCTTAGTTTGGGTGACTAACTTTATTAACAATTTCATTGTAAGCATGAACTGTATTTAATCATCTTATGTTATTCTAAGCAtcatgctttttattttataaacaaaatattttcaggaATGCAGTAGAAAACTTCATTCATTTTCTAGTTATagccttttatttttacaggCTGGACCACTTCACTATGTGAAGATACCAAAGGACAAAATgacaggaagaagtaaaagcTTTGGTTTCATCTGTTTTCGTCATAGTGTTAGTGTACCATATGCCATTGAGCTTATGAATGACATTGATGTTAATGGAAGAAATTTAAGAGTGCAAAGTAGGAATCACCAACAACTACAGCAGCAGGGTCTGTCTTGTGGTCCAGGAGGCATACACTCCCTTGATCCAAATTTTGGTGTAGTCCAGAACTTTTCAGGATCCTCACACCCCTGTGGACAGCAGGCACTCATGCAGTCCCCCAGCAGCTTACTTGGATTGCCAAATCAGAATGTCATGGCAATGGCTCACCACCAAATGGCATTACTGAATGCCTTTCAACCTATTCCTCTTTCAGCAAATCCTCTTCTTAATGCTCCTAGAGAGCGTTATTCTGACAGACATGGGTCTATCAATTATGATAGAAATAAtcaatacatgaaaaataattcTCCAAGAGACAATCCATACCAGCGAGATAACTACTCCAGAAATAGCTCATACCAGAGAAACAACTATTCCAATGACTACGGAAAGCATAGTCCCTATCGTCAGGATGCATCATCCAGTCCTTACTCTAACAGGGATAAGTCTGGCACAGGTAGTGGCACACAGCACAACCCAGGCCATTTTAATTTCAGTAGATTAGGGCCACAGCAGaacagagaccaccaccaccaccaccatcggtCCTCCCATACCAATGGCAGTCACAGCAGACATGGTGACCAGCATAACAGACACAGGAGTGAGTCTCACCACAGTAAATATGATAATCACAGGAGTTCAGGCAGGCACTATTCCAATCATTATGACAGCAGGAATTACCGATGATGATCTGTGTCACTTCCCTTGTTAAAGTCATCACTGTTTGTAAAGGAGCCAATTATTTAGCTGGGGTAAACTGAGTATTTTCCCTCAAATCTTGTGCAAGGAATAAGGATTGTGTAAAACACTTTGACTCATGCTTATTGGTCATTTAGATTTACTAATTTAAAGATCTTGACGACACACTTCTTTGAAGGATTGATTCATAGTGTTCATTTCCTATATATTAATGTTGTGGAAGTATCAGTTTCATTATTGCTCCCATGCAGGAGTTTACTAAACTTATACAGCTGTGGCTATTtcctattcattttatttatttgtttattttttttttattattattattattattattattattattattattattattattattggtattattattattaatattattattattattattattattattattattattattattattattattattattattattattattattattgattttattttttgttttatttttaactgGAGATATCACAACTTCTAGTTCATACTTTTAGCCATAGCATCATTCTCCTTTTAGAAAATAAGATGTGGACAACTTTAAATCTCTCTCAATTTATGGATACTTTTCTATATACTTAt from Scylla paramamosain isolate STU-SP2022 chromosome 6, ASM3559412v1, whole genome shotgun sequence carries:
- the LOC135101264 gene encoding RNA-binding protein 7-like isoform X1; this translates as MEDEDSRTVWVGNFDPDVTTEEVLYELFLQTQGRQCLSVSGLYESSPKNKTCAKIMDYLLSFINQAGPLHYVKIPKDKMTGRSKSFGFICFRHSVSVPYAIELMNDIDVNGRNLRVQSRNHQQLQQQGLSCGPGGIHSLDPNFGVVQNFSGSSHPCGQQALMQSPSSLLGLPNQNVMAMAHHQMALLNAFQPIPLSANPLLNAPRERYSDRHGSINYDRNNQYMKNNSPRDNPYQRDNYSRNSSYQRNNYSNDYGKHSPYRQDASSSPYSNRDKSGTGSGTQHNPGHFNFSRLGPQQNRDHHHHHHRSSHTNGSHSRHGDQHNRHRSESHHSKYDNHRSSGRHYSNHYDSRNYR
- the LOC135101264 gene encoding RNA-binding protein 7-like isoform X2, which codes for MEDEDSRTVWVGNFDPDVTTEEVLYELFLQAGPLHYVKIPKDKMTGRSKSFGFICFRHSVSVPYAIELMNDIDVNGRNLRVQSRNHQQLQQQGLSCGPGGIHSLDPNFGVVQNFSGSSHPCGQQALMQSPSSLLGLPNQNVMAMAHHQMALLNAFQPIPLSANPLLNAPRERYSDRHGSINYDRNNQYMKNNSPRDNPYQRDNYSRNSSYQRNNYSNDYGKHSPYRQDASSSPYSNRDKSGTGSGTQHNPGHFNFSRLGPQQNRDHHHHHHRSSHTNGSHSRHGDQHNRHRSESHHSKYDNHRSSGRHYSNHYDSRNYR